One window from the genome of Nocardioides panaciterrulae encodes:
- the treZ gene encoding malto-oligosyltrehalose trehalohydrolase, with product MTPRSTSRGRFDVWAPRPQRVRLALGDPAEVVEMVRGTDDWWAPAEPVPDVWDQDIDYGYLLDDDTTPLPDPRSRRQPDGVHGRSRTFRPDAFSWTDRGWTGRQLPGSVIYELHLGTFTPEGTLDAALGRLDHLVSIGVDFVELMPVNAFNGRHNWGYDGVLWGAVHEPYGGPEAYQRLVDGCHAAGLGVIQDVVYNHLGPSGNYLPRFGPYLSSEGANTWGDHLNLDGAGAAEVRRYILDNVRMWLADYHVDALRLDAVHALSDSSPTHLLEEMAVEAAALSAHQRRPLTLIAESDLNDPRLVTPREARGYGLDAQWSDDFHHAVHVALTRETSGYYADFEPLSALAKVCERGFFHDGTYSSFRGRDHGAPIATDVMPTWRLVVCNQNHDQIGNRARGDRLTEVLDDHQLGCAAMLTLAGPFTPMLFMGEEWAASTPFQFFTSHPEPELGRATAEGRIKEFERMGWDPAVVPDPQDPATFERSKLDWDEVGRGRHARLLEAYRRLAHLRRTRPELTDPAFGSVSCAVDEASRSFVMRRGALTMAVNFGDAPATLPVDAAAGLLFTTGDGVDLEDGVLSLPPHAGALVAPA from the coding sequence ATGACACCCCGTTCGACCTCCCGCGGACGCTTCGACGTGTGGGCCCCGAGGCCCCAGCGGGTCCGGCTGGCCCTCGGCGACCCGGCCGAGGTCGTCGAGATGGTCCGCGGCACCGACGACTGGTGGGCCCCGGCCGAGCCGGTGCCCGACGTGTGGGACCAGGACATCGACTACGGCTACCTGCTCGACGACGACACCACGCCGCTGCCCGACCCCCGCTCGCGCCGCCAGCCCGACGGCGTGCACGGCCGCTCGCGGACCTTCCGCCCCGACGCGTTCTCCTGGACGGACCGCGGCTGGACCGGCCGGCAGCTGCCCGGCTCGGTGATCTACGAGCTGCACCTGGGCACGTTCACCCCCGAGGGCACCCTCGACGCCGCCCTGGGCCGGCTCGACCACCTGGTCTCGATCGGGGTCGACTTCGTCGAGCTGATGCCGGTCAACGCCTTCAACGGCCGCCACAACTGGGGGTACGACGGGGTCCTGTGGGGCGCGGTGCACGAGCCGTACGGCGGCCCCGAGGCCTACCAGCGGCTCGTCGACGGCTGCCACGCGGCCGGGCTCGGCGTGATCCAGGACGTCGTCTACAACCACCTCGGACCCTCGGGCAACTACCTGCCCCGCTTCGGTCCGTACCTCTCCAGCGAGGGCGCGAACACCTGGGGCGACCACCTCAACCTCGACGGGGCGGGCGCGGCGGAGGTGCGGCGCTACATCCTCGACAACGTGCGGATGTGGCTGGCGGACTACCACGTCGACGCGCTCCGGCTCGACGCCGTGCACGCGCTGTCGGACTCCTCGCCGACCCACCTGCTCGAGGAGATGGCGGTCGAGGCGGCCGCGCTGTCGGCCCACCAGCGCCGGCCGCTGACGCTGATCGCCGAGTCCGACCTCAACGACCCGCGGCTGGTCACCCCGCGCGAGGCGCGCGGCTACGGGCTGGACGCGCAGTGGAGCGACGACTTCCACCACGCGGTGCACGTGGCGCTGACCCGGGAGACCTCCGGCTACTACGCCGACTTCGAGCCGCTGTCGGCACTGGCCAAGGTCTGCGAGCGGGGCTTCTTCCACGACGGCACGTACTCCTCGTTCCGTGGCCGCGACCACGGCGCCCCGATCGCCACCGACGTGATGCCCACCTGGCGGCTGGTGGTCTGCAACCAGAACCACGACCAGATCGGCAACCGGGCGCGCGGCGACCGGCTCACCGAGGTGCTCGACGACCACCAGCTCGGCTGCGCGGCGATGCTGACGCTGGCCGGGCCGTTCACCCCGATGCTGTTCATGGGCGAGGAGTGGGCGGCGTCGACGCCGTTCCAGTTCTTCACCTCCCACCCCGAGCCCGAGCTGGGCCGGGCCACCGCGGAGGGCCGGATCAAGGAGTTCGAGCGGATGGGCTGGGACCCCGCGGTGGTCCCCGACCCCCAGGACCCCGCGACCTTCGAGCGGTCGAAGCTGGACTGGGACGAGGTCGGCCGGGGCCGGCACGCCCGGCTGCTCGAGGCCTACCGGCGGCTCGCCCACCTGCGCCGCACCCGTCCCGAGCTCACCGACCCCGCCTTCGGCTCGGTCTCGTGCGCGGTCGACGAGGCGTCCCGGTCCTTCGTGATGCGCCGCGGTGCGCTGACGATGGCGGTCAACTTCGGCGACGCCCCCGCCACCCTCCCCGTCGACGCTGCTGCGGGGCTGCTGTTCACCACCGGCGACGGCGTCGACCTCGAGGACGGCGTGCTCTCGCTGCCGCCGCACGCCGGGGCGCTGGTGGCGCCGGCCTAG
- a CDS encoding PDR/VanB family oxidoreductase codes for MSRSTDQEHELTLHVDALLEPVDGVRVLELRRADGGELPPWTPGAHVDLELDEGLVRQYSLCGSPSDRDRWRVAVLREPAGRGGSSWVHDKLAVGDTVAVRGPRNHFPLVPAPRYVFVAGGIGITPLLPMIAAADAAGADWRLEYGGRSRRSMCFAEELTATYGGRVRLHPQDEVGQLPLGEVLAGAGDDELVYCCGPEPLLRAVEERCADRGPGALHLERFSPREQTDSSGDVAFEVELADSGRVLAVPADTSVLRVLEDAGVNILSSCTEGTCGTCETGVLGGRVDHRDSLLTPEERAAHDVMFVCVSRADPSCPRLVLDL; via the coding sequence ATGAGCCGCAGCACCGACCAGGAGCACGAGCTGACCCTGCACGTCGACGCCCTCCTCGAGCCGGTCGACGGCGTACGCGTCCTGGAGCTGCGGCGCGCGGACGGCGGCGAGCTGCCGCCCTGGACGCCCGGCGCGCACGTCGACCTGGAGCTCGACGAGGGGCTGGTCCGGCAGTACTCGCTGTGCGGGTCGCCCTCGGACCGGGACCGCTGGCGGGTGGCGGTGCTCCGCGAGCCGGCGGGCCGCGGCGGGTCGAGCTGGGTCCACGACAAGCTGGCCGTCGGCGACACGGTGGCGGTCCGCGGGCCCCGCAACCACTTCCCGCTCGTCCCCGCGCCGCGCTATGTCTTCGTCGCCGGCGGCATCGGGATCACGCCGCTGCTGCCGATGATCGCCGCGGCCGACGCGGCGGGGGCCGACTGGCGGCTGGAGTACGGCGGTCGCAGCCGGCGCTCGATGTGCTTCGCCGAGGAGCTGACCGCGACGTACGGCGGCCGCGTCCGGCTGCACCCGCAGGACGAGGTCGGCCAGCTGCCGCTCGGGGAGGTGCTGGCCGGGGCGGGCGACGACGAGCTCGTCTACTGCTGCGGCCCGGAGCCGCTGCTGCGCGCGGTCGAGGAGCGGTGCGCCGACCGCGGGCCGGGCGCGCTGCACCTGGAGCGGTTCAGCCCGCGCGAGCAGACGGACTCCTCCGGGGACGTGGCCTTCGAGGTCGAGCTGGCCGACTCCGGTCGGGTGCTGGCGGTGCCGGCCGACACCTCGGTGCTGCGGGTGCTCGAGGACGCCGGGGTCAACATCTTGTCCTCGTGCACCGAGGGCACCTGCGGGACCTGCGAGACCGGCGTGCTGGGCGGCCGGGTCGACCACCGCGACTCGCTGCTCACCCCGGAGGAGCGGGCGGCCCACGACGTGATGTTCGTCTGCGTGTCCCGGGCCGACCCGAGCTGCCCGCGGCTGGTGCTGGACCTCTGA
- a CDS encoding aromatic ring-hydroxylating dioxygenase subunit alpha encodes MPSWPLNQWYVAAYSREITDGLLGRTICGEPLVFYRTSDGEVVALADRCVHRRYPLSLSHLKDDQIICGYHGFTYDRTGGCVAAPGQKRIPRTARVPAFEVREVDSLVWVWIGEQDRVDDALLPRAPWLDSPDYTTVRGMEPLQARYGLLVDNLMDLSHETYLHGGYIGTPEVAETPITTEVDEDARVVYVSRHMADAACPPFYARSTGIEGRITRWQDIEYHPPCLYLLHSRIAPVGVEPPADGPDDRAFHVEVVYAITPETEHSTHDFWMVARDFALEDQEVSDFLAENNRTVVLQDVVALDVLEQVVEGEKENYQELSINIDTGGLAARRLLAAMVKDGEEQPAPVTAR; translated from the coding sequence ATGCCGAGTTGGCCCCTCAACCAGTGGTACGTCGCGGCGTACTCGCGCGAGATCACCGACGGACTCCTCGGACGGACCATCTGCGGCGAGCCGCTGGTCTTCTACCGCACCTCCGACGGCGAGGTCGTCGCGCTGGCCGACCGCTGCGTGCACCGCCGCTACCCGCTGTCGCTGAGCCACCTCAAGGACGACCAGATCATCTGCGGCTACCACGGGTTCACCTACGACCGGACCGGCGGCTGCGTGGCCGCGCCCGGCCAGAAGCGGATCCCGCGCACCGCGCGGGTGCCCGCGTTCGAGGTGCGCGAGGTCGACAGCCTGGTGTGGGTCTGGATCGGCGAGCAGGACCGCGTCGACGACGCGCTGCTCCCGCGGGCGCCCTGGCTGGACTCGCCCGACTACACGACGGTGCGGGGGATGGAGCCGCTGCAGGCGCGCTACGGGCTGCTGGTCGACAACCTGATGGACCTCTCCCACGAGACCTACCTGCACGGCGGCTACATCGGCACCCCCGAGGTCGCCGAGACCCCGATCACCACCGAGGTCGACGAGGACGCCCGGGTCGTCTACGTCAGCCGGCACATGGCCGACGCCGCCTGCCCGCCGTTCTATGCGAGGTCCACGGGCATCGAGGGCCGGATCACCCGCTGGCAGGACATCGAGTACCACCCGCCGTGCCTCTACCTGCTGCACAGCCGGATCGCCCCCGTCGGCGTGGAGCCGCCGGCGGACGGTCCGGACGACCGGGCCTTCCACGTCGAGGTCGTCTACGCGATCACCCCGGAGACCGAGCACTCCACCCACGACTTCTGGATGGTCGCGCGCGACTTCGCGCTCGAGGACCAGGAGGTCTCGGACTTCCTCGCCGAGAACAACCGGACCGTCGTGCTGCAGGACGTGGTGGCGCTCGACGTGCTCGAGCAGGTGGTCGAGGGCGAGAAGGAGAACTACCAGGAGCTGAGCATCAACATCGACACCGGCGGGCTCGCCGCGCGCCGCCTGCTGGCGGCGATGGTGAAGGACGGTGAGGAGCAGCCGGCCCCCGTGACCGCGCGATGA
- a CDS encoding IclR family transcriptional regulator → MPAGDPRSLSLKTLDVLSAFSTDRARLTLSELSRASGLSLTTTHRIVSDLVGWGALEHSARGGYQVGLRLWEIASLAPRGLPLRELALPAMEDLYEATHENVQLAVREGLEVVYVERLTGRGAVRVLTRVGGRFSLHSTGVGLVLLAHAPDEVQEEVLAGPLRRWTDRTITDPARLRATLAEIRQTGVAISDRQVTDDALSVACPVRDRSDAVVAALSVVMHADGASARAAAPAVRAASRSISRALGHPGAQRRPSGLPG, encoded by the coding sequence ATGCCGGCCGGTGACCCCCGCTCGCTGAGCCTGAAGACGCTTGACGTGCTGTCGGCGTTCTCCACCGACCGCGCGCGGCTCACGCTCTCCGAGCTGAGCCGGGCCAGCGGGCTCTCGCTCACCACGACCCATCGCATCGTCAGCGACCTGGTCGGCTGGGGGGCGCTGGAGCACAGCGCGCGCGGCGGCTACCAGGTCGGCCTGCGGTTGTGGGAGATCGCCTCGCTGGCGCCGCGGGGGCTTCCGCTGCGCGAGCTGGCGCTGCCGGCGATGGAGGACCTCTACGAGGCGACCCACGAGAACGTCCAGCTCGCGGTGCGCGAGGGCCTCGAGGTCGTGTACGTCGAGCGGCTGACCGGCCGCGGCGCGGTCCGGGTGCTCACCCGGGTGGGCGGCCGGTTCTCGCTGCACTCGACCGGGGTCGGCCTGGTGCTGCTCGCGCACGCCCCCGACGAGGTGCAGGAGGAGGTGCTGGCCGGTCCGCTGCGCCGGTGGACCGATCGGACGATCACGGACCCGGCGCGGCTGCGCGCCACGCTCGCGGAGATCCGCCAGACCGGGGTGGCGATCAGCGACCGGCAGGTCACCGACGACGCGCTCTCGGTCGCCTGCCCGGTCCGCGACCGCAGCGACGCAGTGGTCGCGGCCCTGTCGGTGGTGATGCACGCCGACGGCGCCTCGGCCCGGGCCGCGGCCCCCGCCGTACGGGCCGCGAGCCGCAGCATCTCCCGGGCCCTCGGGCACCCGGGCGCGCAGCGGCGTCCGTCCGGGTTGCCTGGGTAG